From [Clostridium] symbiosum, a single genomic window includes:
- the asrA gene encoding anaerobic sulfite reductase subunit AsrA, with product MRSSKTYQLKSADINKLFDALKEKYAIYAPVRIPSGGRYAGQDSILYKEIERYEDIEFRERSTYAMKEVITPITQTLFYFTDDEFRESKLEETRDFLIFGRACDINAVKIQDQIYCENGGITDPFYQRRREKVKFALMECTEEFDGCFCCSVGSNVTDMHSIAFSFGEEGAYIEVKDESFDNYFAGCEESDYEITFPMENKLKVDFPVIDSLDMANKLKEHPMWEEFDARCIACGACTVACSTCTCFETTDIIYTQNGKAGERRRTCSSCMVDGFDRMAGGACFRHKISEKYRYKILHKVYGHDARFHTGPMCVGCGRCSARCPQLIGYPETLNKLSRAIEEIKQEEEVCHA from the coding sequence ATGAGAAGCTCAAAAACCTATCAGCTCAAATCAGCAGATATAAATAAACTTTTTGATGCGCTGAAAGAAAAATATGCTATTTATGCACCTGTCAGAATTCCCTCCGGAGGGAGATATGCCGGACAGGACTCGATTCTCTACAAAGAAATTGAACGGTATGAAGATATTGAGTTCCGCGAGAGATCCACTTATGCAATGAAAGAGGTTATCACGCCGATTACACAGACATTATTTTATTTTACCGACGATGAGTTCAGGGAAAGCAAGCTGGAGGAAACAAGAGATTTTCTCATTTTTGGAAGAGCCTGCGATATTAATGCAGTAAAAATTCAGGACCAGATTTATTGTGAAAACGGCGGTATCACAGATCCTTTCTATCAGAGAAGAAGGGAAAAAGTAAAGTTTGCTCTGATGGAATGTACGGAAGAATTTGACGGCTGCTTCTGCTGCAGCGTGGGTTCCAATGTCACAGACATGCACTCCATTGCATTTTCCTTTGGGGAAGAAGGGGCTTATATTGAGGTAAAAGATGAGAGCTTCGACAATTATTTTGCAGGATGTGAGGAAAGCGATTACGAAATCACCTTCCCGATGGAAAATAAGCTGAAAGTCGATTTCCCGGTGATTGATTCTCTCGACATGGCGAACAAATTAAAGGAACATCCGATGTGGGAGGAGTTCGACGCCAGATGTATCGCCTGCGGGGCTTGTACCGTAGCGTGCAGCACCTGTACGTGTTTTGAAACCACCGATATTATTTATACGCAGAACGGGAAAGCCGGCGAAAGAAGAAGGACCTGCTCTTCCTGTATGGTGGATGGATTTGACCGTATGGCCGGCGGGGCCTGTTTCAGACACAAAATATCTGAAAAATACCGCTATAAAATCTTACATAAAGTATATGGACATGACGCCCGGTTCCATACCGGCCCGATGTGCGTGGGCTGCGGAAGGTGTTCGGCCAGGTGTCCGCAGCTCATCGGATATCCCGAAACACTGAATAAGCTGTCAAGGGCAATTGAAGAAATAAAGCAAGAGGAGGAAGTTTGCCATGCTTAA
- a CDS encoding DMT family transporter — MNHKKAMLLTCIIALLWSLAGWNIKMIAWSPYAIATGRSIIASVLLAPLILKKKNLHISRYVVGGAVCYAAFNYSFIVSTKLASSAIAIMMQYTAPIYVAVLAWIFLRERIIKADIFSMVFVFGGMILFFTDSAGGGSLMGKLIAMLNGVTFAGISIFLRLEKDGSPALAMFFGNVISGVIGIPFVCFAGMPDTRSILFLLLAGTLCAVTYTLYAIASTGLSALETVLLPIIDPVMNPVWVFLFLGEAPGFRSMIGAFIVLISVTARVLYGIQNDKRRILTA; from the coding sequence ATGAACCATAAAAAAGCTATGCTTTTGACCTGTATTATTGCCCTTTTGTGGAGCCTGGCCGGATGGAATATCAAAATGATCGCCTGGAGTCCCTATGCAATTGCCACCGGACGCAGTATTATTGCCTCTGTACTGCTTGCTCCCCTCATTCTAAAAAAGAAAAATCTGCATATCAGCCGTTATGTCGTCGGCGGCGCCGTCTGCTATGCCGCCTTTAACTACAGTTTTATCGTTTCGACAAAACTGGCTTCTTCCGCCATCGCCATCATGATGCAGTATACCGCCCCGATTTACGTAGCGGTGTTGGCCTGGATCTTTCTAAGGGAGCGGATTATAAAAGCGGATATTTTCAGCATGGTCTTTGTTTTTGGCGGAATGATCCTGTTTTTTACCGACTCTGCGGGCGGCGGGAGCCTGATGGGAAAGCTGATCGCCATGTTAAACGGAGTCACCTTTGCCGGAATATCCATCTTTCTCCGTCTTGAAAAGGATGGCAGCCCGGCGCTGGCCATGTTTTTCGGAAATGTGATTTCCGGTGTCATCGGTATCCCCTTTGTCTGCTTCGCCGGAATGCCTGATACCAGAAGCATCCTTTTCCTGCTTCTGGCCGGAACCTTATGCGCCGTTACCTACACCCTCTATGCCATCGCCAGCACGGGACTCTCCGCTCTTGAAACCGTTCTGCTGCCGATTATTGATCCGGTGATGAATCCGGTATGGGTCTTCTTATTTCTCGGAGAAGCCCCCGGGTTCCGCTCCATGATTGGAGCCTTCATCGTACTCATATCCGTTACGGCCCGCGTTCTCTACGGCATTCAAAATGACAAACGCCGGATTCTCACGGCCTGA
- a CDS encoding sigma 54-interacting transcriptional regulator, which produces MKKKISIVLNAPVSPSLVPNLTRDLRLVFGDAVEISVIYSSELKEKEQLNSDVILIMRPGIMKLLQNHLPDPGKVVLVTRTISEDAVYQLYDIPAGSRVLVVNDSRETTADTVAMLCQLGIAHLELIPYLDAEADFSDIQFAVTPGEARMIPRSIPNIIDIGDRRLDMQTFLDMLPLLNLSSDSISQALIRYSENKLELHTGIKKRYIQNYMLSETLTQILSLQKSGIIVTDAQYHISYWNTEAERILEKTPGNHLNLSLCLPADIAGRLTASSFTDDLFTLGGSSFMISRIPLHTMGQVSGYCLTFESASQIRKSGSELSRRLRNQGLSARYYFDDIIYNSPAMEHCITLAKRVAASDYTVLITGETGTGKELFAQAIHNYSSRKNGPFVAVNCAALPESLLESELFGYEEGAFTGARRGGKMGLFEQADGGTLFLDEIGDMPYSLQSRLLRVLQEQQIVRIGGGGAININVRVLTATNCNLVELTKEKKFREDLYFRLNVFPLSLPPLRLRKEDIIPLFSFLSGIESQALEPQIKNRLLSYRWPGNVRELRNAANYYQLMGNLECLPAAEESEAAFIPVDASSPTRITDQILDIVRTFNGLKQTIGRTGLITEMEKRGFTISQKRMEYFIKMLLDSGYITRSRGRSGIYLTESGKRHFNNAGIDFKTLC; this is translated from the coding sequence ATGAAGAAAAAAATATCTATCGTTCTTAACGCACCGGTATCACCAAGCCTGGTTCCCAATCTGACCCGGGATCTGCGGCTTGTGTTTGGTGACGCCGTCGAAATATCCGTAATATACAGCAGTGAACTAAAAGAAAAGGAACAGTTAAACAGTGACGTCATCCTTATTATGCGTCCGGGTATTATGAAGCTTCTCCAGAATCACCTGCCGGATCCCGGTAAGGTGGTGCTCGTAACCCGCACTATATCCGAGGATGCCGTCTACCAGCTCTACGATATTCCCGCAGGGTCCCGCGTTTTAGTCGTAAATGATTCCCGTGAGACCACGGCCGATACGGTAGCCATGCTCTGCCAGCTCGGAATCGCCCATCTGGAACTGATTCCCTACCTGGATGCGGAGGCCGACTTTTCCGATATTCAGTTTGCCGTCACTCCAGGAGAGGCGCGGATGATTCCCCGCTCTATTCCCAATATCATTGATATCGGAGACCGCCGCCTGGATATGCAGACCTTTCTGGATATGCTCCCTCTGTTAAACCTCAGTTCGGATTCTATCAGCCAGGCTCTAATCCGGTACTCGGAAAATAAGCTTGAACTGCATACGGGAATTAAGAAGCGCTATATCCAAAATTACATGCTCAGTGAAACACTGACTCAAATTCTGAGTCTCCAGAAATCGGGAATTATTGTTACGGATGCCCAGTATCATATCAGCTATTGGAATACCGAGGCGGAACGTATTCTGGAAAAAACTCCGGGAAACCATCTTAACCTCTCCCTCTGTCTTCCTGCCGATATTGCGGGGCGTTTAACCGCCTCCTCTTTTACCGATGATCTCTTCACCCTGGGCGGAAGCTCTTTTATGATCAGCCGTATCCCCCTGCATACAATGGGCCAGGTTTCCGGCTACTGCCTTACCTTTGAATCCGCTTCCCAGATCAGAAAAAGCGGAAGTGAGCTGAGCCGGAGGCTGCGCAACCAGGGGCTTTCCGCCAGGTATTATTTTGACGATATTATTTATAACAGTCCCGCCATGGAACACTGCATTACACTTGCAAAAAGGGTGGCGGCCAGCGATTACACCGTATTGATCACGGGTGAAACCGGCACGGGAAAAGAACTCTTCGCCCAGGCCATCCACAATTATTCATCCAGAAAAAACGGTCCCTTTGTAGCGGTAAACTGTGCCGCTCTGCCCGAAAGTCTCCTGGAAAGTGAATTGTTCGGATATGAAGAAGGCGCTTTTACAGGAGCACGGCGCGGCGGTAAAATGGGACTTTTTGAACAGGCTGACGGCGGCACCCTGTTTCTGGATGAAATCGGGGATATGCCCTATTCCCTGCAGTCCCGTCTTCTCCGTGTACTTCAGGAACAGCAGATTGTACGCATCGGAGGAGGAGGCGCCATCAATATCAATGTACGGGTTTTAACTGCCACCAACTGTAATTTAGTGGAACTGACAAAAGAAAAAAAGTTCCGGGAAGATCTCTATTTCCGTCTGAACGTATTTCCGCTTTCACTGCCTCCCCTCCGCCTGAGAAAAGAAGATATTATACCGCTGTTCTCATTTTTAAGTGGCATCGAGTCACAGGCGCTTGAGCCGCAAATAAAAAACCGGCTGCTTTCCTATCGGTGGCCCGGCAACGTCAGAGAACTCCGGAACGCGGCGAATTACTACCAGCTGATGGGGAATTTGGAATGCCTCCCAGCGGCCGAAGAATCTGAGGCTGCCTTCATACCGGTGGATGCCTCTTCCCCCACCCGCATTACCGATCAGATTCTGGATATCGTCCGCACTTTTAACGGACTTAAACAGACCATCGGACGGACCGGGCTTATCACGGAAATGGAGAAGAGGGGATTTACCATCAGCCAGAAGCGAATGGAGTATTTTATTAAAATGCTTCTGGATTCCGGTTATATTACCCGCAGCAGAGGACGCAGCGGAATTTATCTGACGGAATCCGGCAAACGGCACTTCAATAATGCCGGTATTGACTTCAAAACACTCTGCTAA
- a CDS encoding gamma-glutamyl-gamma-aminobutyrate hydrolase family protein, whose translation MNQQPVIGLTSARMFMEDTFLNGIPKASVNTDYIDAVIKAGGIPISLPPVCGLPEIRRYIELCDGILVTGGMDVSPILYHELPHSQCGSFDLEMDRTHIALIQETIRADKPLLGICRGMQLINVALGGTLYQDIPAQCPGCGGHSFAHVRSDAVHTVTLEEGSPLHRIYGRTELEVNSIHHQSVKDPGTGVKLCAIAPDGVAEGLWVPGKKITAVQWHPEMLLLKSEESLCLFKNFIGLCR comes from the coding sequence ATGAACCAGCAACCTGTTATCGGCCTGACTTCGGCCAGAATGTTTATGGAAGATACTTTTTTGAATGGAATACCCAAGGCGTCTGTCAACACCGACTATATAGATGCCGTTATCAAAGCCGGAGGAATTCCCATTTCCCTGCCCCCGGTATGCGGATTACCGGAAATCCGACGCTATATTGAACTGTGCGACGGAATACTCGTAACCGGGGGAATGGACGTATCCCCCATCCTCTATCATGAACTTCCCCATTCTCAATGCGGCAGTTTTGATCTAGAGATGGATCGCACCCACATAGCCCTGATTCAGGAAACGATTAGGGCCGACAAGCCGCTTCTTGGAATCTGCCGCGGGATGCAGCTGATTAACGTTGCTCTGGGAGGCACACTCTATCAGGATATTCCCGCCCAATGCCCGGGCTGCGGAGGCCATTCCTTCGCCCATGTCAGAAGTGATGCCGTACATACCGTTACATTAGAAGAAGGCTCACCGCTCCACCGGATTTATGGCCGCACGGAACTTGAAGTCAACAGCATCCACCATCAGTCGGTGAAGGATCCCGGAACAGGCGTAAAGCTTTGTGCCATAGCTCCCGACGGTGTTGCGGAGGGGCTCTGGGTTCCGGGTAAAAAAATAACCGCAGTTCAGTGGCATCCTGAAATGCTTCTGCTGAAATCGGAAGAATCACTGTGCCTCTTCAAAAATTTTATCGGCCTGTGCCGCTAA
- the nhaC gene encoding Na+/H+ antiporter NhaC: MENKKTFKTPSFQYSLFVLLALAVSTFAGMKLFGASLNVIMFLNWLLMTVLAVPLGFSYDILEKKAAESLSGILTTLFIIFAIGGLTGTWMASGTVPSIVYYGMNIMSAKFFLPASLILCSIVSVSTGTSWGTLGTMGVALVGIGAGLGVPAGMTAGAAICGAWFGDKISPLSDTTNFTAAIVGAPLSTHIRHMMYTTGPSYLITLGLFTVLGLRVSQTSSLDTSLILATQEGIAANFHLGIPVMIPVAIVLILLLMRKNPTMALLAGSFAGILVAILYQGSTTPLAFNSLYNGFSREFENPFLASLLNRGGITSMLGTCMTIIFCVGIGGMMKEMGVIHVIVTQLAKLIRSTGSLILISEIIAYVAQMLSGSHYFSDVMLQSTMLDIYKEKRLKPENLSRLMEDCNTIGGTMIPWSSTALYIVATINVPFMEYLPYIFLCYLTPLIGLFCGFTGWGIARYKDNEEIS, from the coding sequence ATGGAAAACAAAAAAACTTTTAAGACACCATCATTTCAGTATTCGCTCTTTGTGCTTCTTGCCCTGGCGGTCAGCACGTTCGCGGGCATGAAGCTTTTCGGGGCTTCTTTAAACGTTATTATGTTTTTAAACTGGCTTTTGATGACCGTTCTGGCGGTTCCGCTCGGTTTCAGCTATGACATCCTGGAGAAAAAAGCGGCAGAAAGCCTTTCCGGTATCCTGACCACGCTCTTTATTATTTTCGCCATCGGCGGCCTGACCGGCACCTGGATGGCATCCGGAACCGTTCCTTCCATCGTTTATTACGGAATGAACATCATGAGCGCCAAATTCTTTCTTCCCGCCTCTTTGATTCTCTGTTCCATCGTTTCGGTCTCAACCGGAACTTCCTGGGGGACGCTGGGAACCATGGGTGTTGCCCTCGTCGGGATCGGGGCCGGTCTGGGTGTTCCTGCCGGAATGACCGCAGGTGCGGCTATCTGCGGCGCCTGGTTTGGAGACAAAATCTCCCCGCTGTCCGATACCACCAATTTTACGGCTGCCATCGTAGGCGCTCCTCTCAGCACCCATATCCGCCATATGATGTATACGACGGGACCTTCTTACCTCATCACGCTCGGCCTTTTCACCGTCTTAGGACTCCGGGTGTCTCAGACAAGCAGCCTGGATACCTCTTTAATTCTGGCTACCCAGGAAGGCATTGCCGCCAACTTTCATTTAGGTATTCCGGTTATGATTCCCGTTGCCATTGTACTCATTTTGCTCCTCATGCGTAAAAATCCGACCATGGCCCTGCTGGCCGGTTCCTTTGCCGGAATTCTCGTTGCCATTCTGTACCAGGGTTCCACCACTCCGCTGGCATTCAACAGTCTTTACAACGGCTTTAGCAGAGAATTTGAAAATCCGTTTCTCGCTTCCTTACTGAACCGCGGAGGCATTACCAGCATGCTCGGGACCTGTATGACGATTATTTTCTGTGTCGGCATCGGCGGAATGATGAAGGAAATGGGCGTCATCCACGTCATTGTAACCCAGCTGGCAAAATTAATCCGTTCCACCGGGAGCCTGATACTGATATCGGAAATAATTGCATATGTTGCCCAGATGCTTTCCGGTTCCCATTATTTTTCCGACGTTATGCTGCAGTCCACCATGCTCGATATCTACAAAGAAAAACGTTTAAAACCTGAAAACTTATCAAGACTCATGGAAGACTGTAATACCATTGGAGGCACTATGATTCCATGGAGTTCCACGGCGCTTTATATTGTCGCCACCATCAATGTACCCTTTATGGAATACCTGCCGTACATTTTCCTGTGCTACCTGACCCCGTTGATTGGCTTGTTCTGCGGTTTTACCGGCTGGGGGATTGCGAGATATAAAGACAACGAAGAAATTTCATAA
- the asrC gene encoding sulfite reductase subunit C, whose product MSDINIGKLRNNCFRQSKIAGEFMLQLRVPGAVIDAKWLDLVSHVCNTWGNGSFHLGMRQTLNIPGIKAENIPAVNEYIRPYLDAIECDMCDVEMDTSNGYPFIGPRNIMACIGGIHCIKGNVNTQEMAHKIEKLIYPNPYHIKVSIAGCPNDCAKGHFQDFGIIGCTKPIYDIDRCIGCGACVDKCKGAATRVLSLNDKGKVDKDPCCCVGCGECVIACPAGAWRRPNKDFYKIVIGGRTGKQYPRMGKMFANWLTEESVLAIMSNWPKFSEWVLGGKPVYLHGGHLIDRAGYQKFKDFMLEGVTLNPEAYIAETINWAETEYRSNIHVKPLEMHETVR is encoded by the coding sequence GTGAGCGATATCAATATAGGTAAATTGAGAAATAATTGTTTCCGTCAGTCCAAGATTGCAGGCGAGTTCATGCTGCAGCTTCGTGTACCGGGAGCAGTGATTGATGCAAAATGGCTGGATCTTGTCAGTCACGTATGCAATACCTGGGGCAACGGCTCTTTCCATCTGGGAATGCGCCAGACCCTGAATATTCCCGGCATCAAAGCGGAAAATATTCCGGCGGTAAATGAATATATACGTCCTTATCTGGATGCAATTGAGTGTGATATGTGCGATGTGGAGATGGATACGTCGAATGGCTACCCCTTCATCGGGCCAAGAAATATCATGGCCTGCATCGGAGGCATCCACTGTATCAAGGGTAATGTAAATACGCAGGAAATGGCGCATAAGATTGAAAAACTAATCTATCCCAATCCGTACCATATCAAAGTTTCCATAGCGGGATGTCCCAATGACTGCGCCAAAGGCCATTTCCAGGATTTTGGAATCATCGGCTGCACGAAGCCGATTTACGATATCGACCGGTGTATCGGCTGTGGAGCCTGCGTCGACAAGTGCAAAGGAGCCGCAACCCGGGTTCTCTCACTGAACGATAAAGGAAAGGTTGATAAAGATCCCTGCTGCTGCGTGGGCTGTGGTGAATGTGTCATCGCCTGTCCCGCCGGAGCATGGAGACGCCCCAATAAAGACTTTTATAAGATTGTCATCGGCGGAAGAACCGGCAAGCAGTATCCCCGAATGGGAAAAATGTTTGCAAACTGGCTGACGGAGGAAAGCGTTCTGGCCATCATGAGCAACTGGCCGAAATTCTCCGAGTGGGTTCTGGGCGGCAAACCCGTCTACCTTCACGGCGGCCATCTGATTGACAGGGCCGGGTATCAGAAGTTCAAAGACTTTATGCTGGAGGGCGTAACACTGAATCCGGAGGCGTATATTGCGGAGACAATCAACTGGGCGGAGACAGAATACCGGAGCAATATTCATGTTAAACCGCTGGAAATGCATGAGACGGTGAGATAA
- a CDS encoding DUF6773 family protein, whose translation MKLFKNNMDERQTLEMLQSRKITCWIFYTLLIASLIIQSWLLNLPFAYYAPEFSILLIGGIYLIISDIRRGEWEDFTHMKPGIKSYLFWSAGSAVIASIIFTILQYIRLSASGKVLPFSDILLSSGIFMIFIFCFAFAALTLVGTLTQKQRKKLEQKYEDTED comes from the coding sequence ATGAAATTATTTAAGAATAACATGGATGAAAGACAAACATTGGAAATGCTTCAGTCAAGAAAAATAACATGCTGGATCTTTTACACACTGCTAATCGCATCTCTAATCATACAGTCCTGGTTACTGAATCTACCGTTTGCCTATTATGCCCCCGAATTTTCGATCCTGCTGATTGGTGGCATTTATTTAATTATTTCCGATATACGCAGGGGCGAATGGGAGGACTTTACCCACATGAAGCCGGGAATCAAGTCTTATCTGTTCTGGTCGGCAGGTTCGGCAGTTATTGCTTCCATTATTTTTACGATACTACAGTATATCCGTCTGTCGGCCTCCGGCAAAGTATTGCCGTTTTCGGATATACTCCTGTCTTCCGGCATATTTATGATATTTATATTTTGCTTTGCCTTTGCAGCCCTTACTTTGGTCGGAACATTGACCCAAAAGCAGAGAAAAAAACTGGAGCAGAAATATGAAGACACTGAGGATTAG
- a CDS encoding LysR family transcriptional regulator → MTIRDFEIFIAVAETGQMGVASRKLYITQPTVSHAIMQIEKEYHVKLFERLSKKLYITETGREFLEYAKHITTTYQELEQFLYHASSQQCIHVGASLTVGSYFLSDIITGYEAENPNVSIRVYIDNSMNIIRKISEGILDVAVIEGKVKTKNVIFKDVFEDEMVLICGKTHPFAGMSSVNLTDLEGKAFVLREEGSGTREFFTDLMEERGISFIEKWICHSSDSIINIVASGQGVSILSKSLLRHHEEVNQITINDFPLKRSFKIVYHKDKFLSTGLKKLIADIENKFHGNEW, encoded by the coding sequence ATGACAATCCGTGATTTTGAAATTTTTATCGCTGTGGCCGAAACAGGGCAGATGGGAGTAGCATCCAGGAAGCTGTATATTACACAGCCGACGGTCAGCCATGCGATTATGCAGATAGAAAAAGAATATCATGTCAAATTATTTGAACGGCTTTCCAAGAAACTTTACATAACGGAAACGGGACGGGAGTTTCTGGAATATGCAAAACATATTACCACGACCTATCAGGAGCTGGAGCAGTTTCTGTACCATGCATCCAGCCAGCAGTGTATCCATGTAGGCGCGTCCCTGACTGTGGGCAGCTATTTCCTGAGTGATATCATCACCGGATATGAGGCGGAAAACCCGAATGTGAGCATACGTGTTTATATAGATAATTCTATGAATATCATCCGTAAGATTTCCGAGGGAATTCTGGATGTCGCCGTGATCGAAGGAAAAGTCAAGACAAAAAATGTGATATTTAAAGATGTGTTCGAGGATGAAATGGTTCTGATTTGCGGAAAAACGCATCCGTTTGCCGGTATGTCCTCGGTAAACCTCACTGATTTGGAGGGAAAGGCTTTCGTACTAAGGGAAGAAGGCTCCGGCACAAGGGAATTTTTTACCGATTTGATGGAGGAACGGGGGATATCCTTTATAGAAAAATGGATCTGCCACAGTTCAGACTCCATTATTAATATCGTCGCCTCGGGCCAGGGCGTTTCGATTCTTTCGAAGTCACTGCTGAGGCATCATGAGGAGGTTAATCAGATCACGATCAATGATTTTCCGCTGAAAAGAAGCTTCAAAATCGTCTATCACAAAGACAAATTCCTGTCTACCGGGCTGAAAAAACTGATTGCGGATATTGAAAACAAGTTTCACGGCAATGAATGGTGA
- the asrB gene encoding anaerobic sulfite reductase subunit AsrB, which produces MLNNPVKPQAHKIIDIFKQTEAEWTFRIENELPIRHGQFMQLSLPKIGEAPISISGFGDGYADFTIRKVGKVTDELFSLKKGGTIFVRGCYGNGWPTEQLKGKNVVIIAGGTGVSPVKSLINQLYSEPGYAEEIYLILGFKNSQSILFTDEIEQWKTAPNFHVIRTLDNEDYPGWNKGMVTEFVKDIPFGSFGDNYECLVVGPPIMMKFAAKSLLDHQVPEDKIWMSFERKMSCAIGKCGHCRIDETYVCLDGPVFNYTIGKKLVD; this is translated from the coding sequence ATGCTTAATAATCCGGTAAAACCACAGGCACATAAAATTATAGATATTTTTAAGCAGACGGAAGCAGAATGGACCTTCCGGATCGAAAATGAACTCCCCATCAGGCATGGACAGTTCATGCAGCTTTCCCTGCCTAAAATCGGCGAGGCCCCCATCTCCATCAGCGGCTTTGGCGATGGATATGCCGACTTTACAATCCGAAAAGTTGGAAAGGTAACGGATGAACTTTTCAGTTTAAAAAAGGGCGGCACCATTTTTGTCAGAGGATGCTACGGTAATGGCTGGCCGACGGAACAGCTGAAGGGAAAAAATGTTGTAATTATTGCGGGCGGAACCGGCGTTTCACCTGTTAAGAGCCTGATCAACCAGCTTTACTCCGAACCTGGCTATGCAGAGGAAATCTATTTAATTCTCGGCTTTAAGAATTCTCAGAGCATTCTGTTTACGGATGAGATAGAACAATGGAAAACAGCCCCGAATTTCCACGTTATCCGTACTCTTGACAATGAGGACTATCCGGGCTGGAACAAGGGAATGGTCACCGAATTTGTGAAGGATATCCCGTTTGGCTCCTTTGGTGATAATTATGAATGTCTTGTAGTGGGACCTCCCATTATGATGAAATTCGCCGCCAAAAGCCTGCTGGATCACCAGGTTCCTGAAGATAAAATCTGGATGTCCTTTGAGCGGAAAATGTCCTGTGCCATCGGTAAATGCGGACACTGCAGAATTGATGAAACTTATGTCTGTTTAGACGGTCCTGTATTCAATTACACGATTGGCAAAAAGCTGGTAGATTAG